tctctgcagctgggacaaacccctgccagccaggccaggctgctctgggtgcttgGTGAccagggacagtggcagtgccacctgcTCCGGGCAGGGATTCGGGGAGGCAGCGCTGGGGATGCCCCCAGGATGGAAGGACATCgctgctgggcacaggaacCAGCCAGGAGAGGATAAAACAGCTCCGGAAGGGTCACAGGGCACCAAACCCCGGGATCCGATCCCCTTTaccccctccctcctctcccgcTATTACCGGGACATTAATTCCCACATCCTCTTCAGCACAAGCAGCTTTTTCCTGCCTCCTAAAGATTAATGAGGCTGATAACGACTCTGCCGGTGCTGCAGGACCTGATGGCTTTAGATCCGCCTTGGGAAGGGGATGGCGAAGCGAAAGCGAGGAGCTCCCTGCCTCAGCGCGGGGCTCTTTGTTCACTCTTAATTTCCTGCTCTCTATTGTCTCCTGGAcaagggatgggaaggggggGCAGGAATAGAGATAATTTAATTGCTCTCGAGATGGCAAACAAACCTCTGTTAGAGGTTATCTGCTCCAAACCTCTCGTTTTTggtccttctcctccagggagaggctgtggcaggagcCACCGGTGCTGCACAAgtccccagagaccccaaataTTTCAGCATCACCTTCCAGCCTCGCCCAGGGGGGAGGACCAGCAAGGACCTGCCTTGGCTGGGCTGTGGAGGCAAGATGCAAATTCCTGGGGCCAAGGAATTCCCAGCGTTCCAGGGAGAATTTGGGGCTCTCAGGAGCCTTTTGGGTCACCCTCCATTGGGTCACAGCACGCTGCCATCCCCatgggggctctggggccgTGGCTGGAACCAAAATACAGCTGGACAGTgaggtggcagggctggaggaaggaTGGGCACGGCAGGAGAGGAAATGCTGGTggggtggggagagcagggtggGAAGGACAGGGTGGGCAGGACAGGGTTGGCAGCATAGGGCGGGCAgtgtgggcagggtgggcagcgcAGGGTGGGCAGTGTGGGGaaggtgggcagggcagggtgggcagcacaCTCTGGGTATCACACAGTGGGTATCACACGCTGGGTATCACACgctgagcagcccagggtgggcagagcagggtaGGCAGCGCAGGGTGGGCAGCACACTCTGGGTATCACACAGTGGGCAGTCCAAGGTGGGGATCACACGCTGGGCATCACGCTGGTCagcccagggtgggcagcacCCGCTGGGTAGCACACGGTGGGTATCACCCGGTGGGTATCACGCCGGGCAGCCCGGGGTGGGCAGCGCGGGGCTCTCCGGGCTgtccccgccccggccccgcagaGCCGCcccgcgcggggcggggcgcaGCCGGTGCGCTGGTCCAGCGGCGGAGCCGCGCCGGGAGCGGGTGCGCGGAGCCGCGCGGAGCCGTGCGGGGCGGAACCGAGCGGAGCCCAGCGGGGCACCCGCGCTGCCGGCGCCTCCCCGGtgcccgccgggccgggccgggccgggccgaggcGGGCCGGGAGCAGGTGAGCGGCGGGGCAGCTCCGCCCGGTGCCCTCCGCAGCGCAGActcggggccggggccgggggctcccCGCGGCCAGTCCGTCGCCCACCGGAGCCGCccgggctgggagggaaggggctgcagccgCCGGAGGGCCgcgagaggaggaggaggaggctttCCCTCGGTGCTCCCGGCATCAGTCGCACCCACCGGGACGCACCGGCTGCATTTGCGGAGTCCTAAAGGCTCCGGGATCgccagaggcaggaggagccgTAGCGGGCTCGGGAAGGCTGCGCCAGGAGGGGACGCGGCCAGATGGGCTGGGAACCCCCCCTGCAGGGAGCCTCTCTCCCGCTGGGCTTGGCAGCAGGATGGACAGATCCTCCCCAGGAATCCCTTCATTGCCATTGACTCCCTGATTTCtagaaccttctcctctctccccagggccagagggagGATGACATCGGGGCTCCTCTGAGCCAGCAGCGCCCAGGCAGAGCCATGGAGTACGAGCTGCCCAACGCCACCGCCTTCTGGTTCTCCCCGGCCTCCCCCTTGGACAACTTCTCCCTGGAGGCGCCCGCCAACGCCTCCCAGAACGCCACGGGCCAGCACTTCGACCTGACCAGCAACGCCATCCTCACCTTCATCTACTTCGTGGTGTGCATCGTGGGGCTGTGCGGCAACACGCTGGTCATCTACGTCATCCTGCGCTACGCCAAGATGAAAACCATCACCAACATCTACATCCTCAACCTGGCCATCGCCGACGAGCTCTTCATGCTGGGCCTGCCCTTCCTGGCCATGCAGGTGGCCCTGGTGCACTGGCCCTTCGGCAAAGCCCTCTGCAGGATCGTCATGACCGTGGACGGCATCAACCAGTTCACCAGCATCTTCTGCCTGACGGTGATGAGCGTCGACCGCTACCTGGCCGTGGTGCATCCCATCAAATCCGCCAAGTGGAGGCGGCCCAGGACAGCCAAAATGATCAACGTGGCCGTCTGGGGCGTCTCCCTGCTGGTGATCATGCCCATCATGATTTACGCCGGCGTGCAGCACAACCACGGCAGGAGTAGCTGCACCATCATCTGGCCGGGAGAGTCGGGCGCCTGGTACACGGGGTTCATCATCTACGCCTTCATCCTGGGCTTCCTGGTGCCTCTCACCATCATCTGCCTTTGCTACCTGTTCATCATCATCAAAGTCAAGTCCTCGGGCATCAGGGTGGGCTCGTCCAAGAGGAAAAAGTCCGAGAAGAAAGTCACCAGGATGGTGTCCATCGTGGTGGCCGTCTTCATCTTCTGCTGGCTCCCCTTCTACATCTTCAACGTCTCCTCCGTGTCCGTCATGATCGTGCCCACGCCCGTCCTCAAGGGCATGTTCGACTTCGTGGTGGTGCTGAGCTACGCCAACAGCTGTGCCAACCCCATCCTCTACGCCTTCCTGTCCGACAACTTCAAGAAGAGCTTTCAGAACGTGCTGTGCCTGGTCAAGGTCAGCGGCATGGACGAGGCCGACCGCAGCGACAGCAAGCAGGACAAGTCCCGCCTCAACGAGACCACGGAGACGCAGAGGACCCTGCTCAACGGCGACCTGCAGACGAGCATCTGAGCGAGGGATGGCGGGGTTTGTCCTGCCTGCGCCCCTCCCCGGCTGCTGCAgggggtggcaccggggctCAGGGCAGCGGTGCCACCTGAGGGGACGGCTGGCAGCGCCCCGTGGCATCGGGGCTCCTCTGCTGGgctcctctctgctgggctgctctctgctgggctgcattCCGAGTGCTGGGAAGGATATACGGGTCAGGAGGAGCCGCCTCGCCAGGAAAACAAAGACAACTCGCGGCCACACCAAAGTGCCACCAAAGTGGGCACACCGGGGTCCCCAGTGCCACGCTCGGGGCCGGCTGGCTTTGTGGCTCTGCCCCTGGACACAGCGTGGGACCTCAGGAGGAGCCGAGGCCACAGGTGTGTGACAGAGTGGGGACGCACCTGCTGGGATCTCCCGAGGAGTGTCCCTCCCGAGGCCACCAGGATCTTTGGGATTGCGTTTTCCCAGGTTAATCCTTGTTCTGCCGCAGCCCTCTGCCCGGAGGGGACACTCCAGCTCGGAGGGGACATCCCCACGGGAAGCAGCCGTGCCCCTCTGACGCCgccctctgcagcccagccctttccctggctgGTCCTGCCGCAGATTTTCTGCTCGGATGGAGAATTTCCCCCTTTGCCCTCCCCGGTGGCCGCAGCCCCTCCTTCCCTCGCTccctccgcccgccccggccggtCCCGGGTGCTCCGGGCACCGAGAGCGCTCCGCTCCCTGCTGGGAGAGCCCTGCAAGTGTTCGGGCGGCGGTGACACCCTGGAGGAGCCTGGCACGggcacctggcactgccagcgGCTCCTGCACCCGGCTCACAGCGGGGTTTGCCCGGCCTCGGCTCCGAGGATCTCCGGGCTGACgcctccctgctccttccaggcaAGTCACGCCGGAggcagaggggatggagaggatggggacgggcagggtgggctggggacGCGCTCCCCACCCTTGTCCGAGCCGAAGGGAGCGGGCGGAGCAGGCAACGGGGCTGCCAGCGGCCGGGGATGGTGAAAGGCAGCCGGGGATCCATCCCCTGGATCCCGtactgggcagggcagggtggatCCATCCCCTGGATCCTGCACTGGGAAGAGCAGCACGGATCCATCCCCTGGATCCTgcactgggcagggcagggtggatCCATCCCCTGGATCCCGtactgggcagggcagggtggatCCATCCCTTGGATCCTGTTCTAGGAAGAGCAGCACGGATCCATCCCCTGGATCCTGCACCGTGTgaggggcggcggggctggCCCCACATCTGCTCTATTTGCCTTCGCAAGACTGTCCCGAAGCTttcagctctgtccctgtcgCTGTCgctgtccctggctgccctcTCAGCCCCAAACCCGGGGCTCTGACCCCTCCCCAAGCCCCTCCTTGTCCAGCCCAGAGGGAGCTCCAGGGAAAGcccaggggagagggagaagtgGCCGCTTCCTGCCGGAGCAGCGCGGGGCTGTGCCAGAGGCCGGATCCGTTCACAGGCTCCTCTGCAGAGCCGAGCCGTGGGAACGGGGGGTTTGGGCGGAGAGAACAGCCGGGGCTCGGTCACCCTGCCCGTGCCACCCACCCCGGTGCCACCCACCCGGTGCCACTGTCACCAGCAGAACGCAGCCTGCACCCCGCAGAACAGGCGTgggaggtgaggctgcagcaggtgccACCTGCTTTGGGCGCCACCTGCTCGTGCTCCATCCCAAACTTCAGCTCGGGATGAAATTTCCCCATTtggcccatcccagcctgggccaccccatcctgctgtgcccccGCTGCCAGCTCCCACAGAGGGCTCAGTGCCAGCTAcctgcccctggctctgctgggcgCTGCGTTCACTGCAAGACAAAGCAGAGCCATGTGAGCAATTGTTtgcttttaaccctttcctgctgctccgAGGAGCAGCGTGCAGGTGCCCGTGTGCGgcacctccctgtccctggctgggcaCGGGGTGGCAGCGCGGCTCGGGGCACggctgcaggaattgcagcagctccGGGGCACCGGGAGAGCTCCGGgagggccgggagcggggctgggctcGGTGTCAGCGCCGCAGCGATGCGTCAGTGCCGTGGGCACTCGGAGGGGGCGGTGTGTgcggggggcgggcgggccATGGGGAGGGGATGTGTGATGGGGAGGGGGATGTGTGAgtgatggggagggggctgtgtgATGGGGAGGGGGATGTGGATTGGGCAGGGGGCTGTGTGAGTGATGGGGAGGGGGATATGCCATGGGGAGGGGATGTgagatggggaaggggctgtgtgagTGATGGGGAGGGGATATGtgatggggaaggggctgtgcaacagggaaggggctgtgagATGGGTAAGGGGATATGTGAGTGATGGGTAGAGGGCTGTGTGAGtgatggggaaggggctgtgtgaTGGGGAGAGGGCTGTGTGATGGGGAAGGGGATATGTGAgtgatggggagggggctgtgtgATGGGCAGGGGGATGTGCAGAGCCCCCAGAACtcacctgcagccaggccaAACCATCCCAGCCGTGTCCGTGCAAGCCCCGCCACCAAAATCCCAATGGATGAGGGGGAGACCCctgttcccagcagctgcacctcCCTCAGCGCTGGTTTGATGTGGAAATgcagaaatcctgggaattccctGCCCAGCTTTGTCAGTGACACTTGGGGTGCTCAGATTGGGATCTGAAATGTGTCCCCGCCttgctgggatgggatcaggggctgcaggtgaggaATGAGGGGTGTGGGGCGCTGCCACCACCATCCCAAAGCCACCgaggcaggatggagcagggcaggggcacctgGGGGCTCTCCTTGGCCACCTCTCCACAGCTCACCGAggaaaaaagggcaggaaaagcaaaatgtgctgggagggagctgcagccagggcccagcagtgctgtaaaagcagcaaaataaaaccttcTGCTCTTCATTGCTGACTAATAAACATCAGccccgccgctgctgctgccgccggtAACGAAGTTTTCCTTGCCAGCCACTTGATTTTAGTGGGAACTTGACCTCAGATTggatctgctctgctcaggctgctgctggtggggtgAGGAATCTCTGCTGGTGACTGCAGAGCCAAGAGGCTGAGCCTGCAAGAGCTTCACGCCCAGGCTGGGATCagtgacagctcctgctggagaggcagggagggcaTTTTCCCAAATGCCAGGGGTTGGGAAGCATGGATTGGGGTGTGCCACaagctccctgggctgcctggagctggggctgggtcaCTCCTGAAGCTTTCCAGTCCCAGCAAGGCCTCCCAAAGCCTGGGAGAACcaattccccttttccttggtgtgccacaagctccctgggctgcctggagctggatcACTCCTGAACCAATTCCCCTTTTCCTCAATGTGCCAAAAGCTCCCTGCGCTGCCTGGAGTTGGGTCACTCCTGAAATTTTCCAGTCCCAGTGAGGCCTCCCCAAAGCCTATGAGAAccaattcctcttttcctcctcaccacTGCCTCCCCAGAGAGGCTGAGTGAGGGGTggccccacagctgctcagtCCCACGGATCCACCTGCATGGGgacatccctgctgtcccctctgtcacccccgtgtcccctcagagccagcctggctctgggctctctgctgtgctccagagccaaATCCTGCTCgggtgggcaggaggggctggggatggaccTGGAGCCTTCCCAGAgcatctctgcagctcctcgTGCTGGCTCCACGCTGCCCTGGACTGAAAGCATCTCCTGAGCTGCACTGCCGTGTGTCTGAGGGTTCCCCACCCTGCCACGGTGGGAAGAGCTTTGTCCTTGTGGGACACCTCACTGAGGGCTCCAGAActgcccagctccccatcccaggcagggagagcccccaATCCAGGctcagaactgatcccaggctgctcagggagagcctccatcccctccctgctgctgctgcaaggggAATCACCAGCAAAGGGCACAGCagaccccagagctgcctccctgctgctgagagTGGAactgactgctgctgctgctgctgctgcccagggcagccctgccattcccttcccagcctggcaccggCCCATCCTGAGGGgttccagctcctctctctgcctgctccagggctggactGTGAAAAGCCAGGAGAGGAGAGCCAGCCTGGGAGGATCCTCTTCTTATACAAACATTTCACACTTCTAAAAATCGAAACTTAAAATTGCAACACTCCTCCAGCTGTGTCCcgagcaggagatgctgagggaTGCAAAGCCTGGCCACTCCCTCTATgcatccctccatccatggaTTTTATCCCTCCATGGATTCCATTCCCTCTCTCCATGGattccatccctccatcccaaccCCACGCCGTGTCTGATTGTAAATACATGTAAATTGTATAttctggctgtgcccaggggggtTTTCTCTTCActcacacagccccacagggcattggtggcaccaggagggagcacagaggctgctgccaCTCTGCCAGGTGATTTCTGCAGGGCAGGTGGGTGAAGGGAGGTCTCtgttccctgcagagcccccagcagccctgcccatgcctgtgtccctgccctggcagtggctctgtgcCACCAGGACGTGCCCAGGccgtgtccctgctcccagccctgttttCCTCCCTGGTTTCCACATTCCTCAGTGTCCTGATGTGGGATTGAGCTTCCCTGCAGCAAAGGCTCCTGACTGCCACGgtctgtgccacagggaggGAAATAAAAGATTTTCCTACAGTTTCTGGTTGTGTGCGTGTGTTGGAGCAGTGGGGTATGAGCCAGGCTTGGGCACCTCCCTGTGAGAGCATCCCAGAATTgttcaggctggaaaatccctcaaatatcactgagtccaaccgtggcactgcccaggccaccactgtccctgtccccaagtgtgacacatccacacagctttaAATCCTTTAattcagggatggggactgtccccaagtgccacatccaaacAGCTTTAAACCCCTTAATTCAGGAATGGCAATTCCCCCACTGCctctgtccccaagtgccacatccacataGCTTTAAAACACTTAATTCAGGGATGGGGGCTCCTCCATTgccctttccatgcagaaattcctcctgatgtccatcctgcccctgccctggcacagtttgAGGCAGtttccccctgtcctgtccctgggagcagagttTATCAACTCCTGTAAACAAAAAGTtctgtgcagcccagcagcaccaacacTGCCCACACAAATGAACCAAATCGCTCCAAAACACCTGGGATTCTTTTATTCCCATCTCAATTTGCAGCATAAACAGGATTTTAATAAAACACCCTTGTGTTTTATTAAAATCCTGCTTTTAATAAAAGCCCACCAGCTCTGCTTGCAGAGCATCTCCCCCGGAGCTGGATCCCTCCTGGCTCCGGATCTGCCTCTCTATTGGGGCTGGAAAGGACATTAAAGctcaatcccatcccaccccatcctgcatggattttgggggaatatCCCGCTGCTCAGAGCGGTGCTTTTGGAAGGAGAGGATGGGCAAACACCCCCAGCCCTATTGGAACCAAGCAGCCCAAAGCGCCCTGAGGGCGAAACATCCCGGTGTGTGTGGAGTGACAGCGGCACCCGCAGGCCGCGGAGCCCGACCCGTTTCCCGGGAAacggggaagaaaaagaagacgcaattaaataaacaaacaaactataaataaaataaacaaagcgGCGTTTGCTCCCTTCTGG
This portion of the Zonotrichia leucophrys gambelii isolate GWCS_2022_RI chromosome 18, RI_Zleu_2.0, whole genome shotgun sequence genome encodes:
- the SSTR2 gene encoding somatostatin receptor type 2 — its product is MEYELPNATAFWFSPASPLDNFSLEAPANASQNATGQHFDLTSNAILTFIYFVVCIVGLCGNTLVIYVILRYAKMKTITNIYILNLAIADELFMLGLPFLAMQVALVHWPFGKALCRIVMTVDGINQFTSIFCLTVMSVDRYLAVVHPIKSAKWRRPRTAKMINVAVWGVSLLVIMPIMIYAGVQHNHGRSSCTIIWPGESGAWYTGFIIYAFILGFLVPLTIICLCYLFIIIKVKSSGIRVGSSKRKKSEKKVTRMVSIVVAVFIFCWLPFYIFNVSSVSVMIVPTPVLKGMFDFVVVLSYANSCANPILYAFLSDNFKKSFQNVLCLVKVSGMDEADRSDSKQDKSRLNETTETQRTLLNGDLQTSI